The nucleotide sequence AAGAACCCCCTTGGCCTCGCGACGGTCCTGCTGGGCGCGCTCGTGCTCTGGCAGATCTGGTCGCTGGCGTCCGCGGACGACGACGGCGAGGCCGAGTCCGAACCCGACGAGTCCGGGCTCGACCGCCGCAAGGCATTGACGCCGGGGCCGCGGCACGCCCTCGAACGGGCGGCCCACGCGGCGCGCTCGTCGGCGCCGCGAACGGGCGGAGCGTCGACCGCCTGAGGGCAGCGCGCCCGGGCGTGCTTGAGTGGGGGCATGCAGGGCGACGGCGCAGGATCCACGTGGTCGGGCACCTACACCTACACGGCCCGCGACGTGGTCCGCCCCACGGCGCCAGAGCAGGTCGCCGAGATCGTCGCCGGCGCCCGCCACGTCCGCGCCCTCGGCACGCGACACTCGTTCAACGACGTCGCCGACGGCCCCGGAACCCTCCTCGACCTCGGCGCCCTGCCAGCCGACCTCGTGGTCGACGCGGCGGAGGGCACCGCGACGCTCGGCGCCGGCACCCGCTACGGCGTCGTCGCGCCTGACCTCGACGCGGCAGGTTTCGCCTTCACGAACATGGGCTCGCTGCCGCACATCTCGATCGCCGGGGCCACAGCCACGGGCACCCATGGCTCGGGCACGCGCAACCGCTCGCTGTCGGCCGAGGTGCGGGCGCTCGAGATCGTCGATGCGGCGGGCGGCACTCGGATCCTGCGACGCGGCGACCCCGGCTGGGGCGGGGCGGGGCTGCACCTGGGCCTGCTCGGCGTCGTCACGCGCGTCACGCTCGACGTGGTCCCGGCGTTCCGGATGCGGCAGGACGCCTACGGTCCGCTTCCCTGGAGCGCGCTGCTCGAAGACGTGTCGGGCGTCTTCGGGGCGGGCTACAGCGTCTCGGGGTTCACGAACTGGGACGGCCGGGTCCGCGAGCTCCTGGTCAAATCGGTCGTGGGCGCAGGATCCGAGAGCCTTCCCGTGCCTGACGACCTCGCCGGCGCCCCACGGCTGCCCGGCGCCCCCGGCGACGCGCACCACACGGCCCGCGACGGCTCGGCCGGGCCGTGGTGGGATCGCCTGCCGCATTTTCCGATCGGGTCGGTGCCGTCGGTCGGGTCGGAGGTGCAGAGCGAGCACTTCGTGCCGCTGGCGCGTGCCGTCGAGGCGCTGGATGCGGTGGCTGCGCTCGCTGTGCGAATCCAGCCGCTGCTCCACGTGACGGAGCTGCGCACTCTGGCCGGTGACGACCTCTGGCTGTCGCCGACGCAGGGCCAGGACGTGCTCTGCATCGCCTTCACATGGAAGCGGATGCCCGACGAGGTGATGGCGCTGCTGCCCGCGATCGAGGAGGCGCTGCTGCCGTTCGGAGGGCGCCCGCACTGGGGCAAGCTGTCGTCGCTCGATGCCGCGACCATCGATGCGCTCTACCCGCGGCTGGCCGATTTCCGTGCGCTCGTGCGCCGCTCCGACCCCGACCGCAAGTTCGCGTCGCGCCTCGGTTCACGCCTCCTCGCCCTCTGATCGCCGGTCAGCCATAATTGATATGTTGGCGGGGTTTTCGGCGAAGGGTACGAGGTGTACGAGGTCACGATCGAAGTCGATGACGACATGATGGCGACAGTCCATGCGCTGGCACCGTGGGGGAGCGACAGTGAGCGCGTGGTCAGCGCCCTGCGAAGGCTCATTGATCAGCAGCGCCGACGTCAGTCCGAGGGGATCGAGCGCATGATCGAGCGCGAATTCACGGACGACCAGATCAATGCGACCGTGGTTCACAACGACCTGACCGGCCGTGATCGCGACGCCTGAGCGAGGGGCTCGCGGGCGCGGGAACGCGCTCGACGAAGGCATGGCGGCTTAAAACCTTACGGTGGTAGGTTTAAGGCGGCAGCACATGCAGAGCCGCGCCGACGCCGATCCAGGAGCCCCGATGAAGTACGAAAGCACCCCGTCCCCCCGAGTCGAGAAGCTCCTCGAAGCGATGAGCATCGACGAGAAGGTCGGCCAGCTCACCCAGTTCTTCTTCTTCGACCTGCCCGACGACGCCCCCGCGATCGACCTGCCCGGTGAGTCCGGCGACGGCGCCGCGATGACGGCCGGCGTCGAGCAGGCCCTCGACCACGGCACCGTCGGCTCCCTCCTCTTCGTCACCGACCCCGCCGCGACCAACCGCCTCCAGCGCCGCGCACTCGAGGGCAACCGCCACGGCATCCCGCTGATCTTCGGCTTCGACGTGATCCACGGGCTCCGCACGATCTTCCCGGTGCCGATCGCGCTCGCCGCGTCATGGGATCCCGCGCTCGCCGAGCGCGCGCAGACCGTCGCCGCTCGCGAGGCCCGCGCCGTCGGCATCCACTGGGCGTTCGCCCCGATGGTCGACATCGCCCGCGACGCCCGCTGGGGCCGCATGATCGAGGGCGCCGGCGAAGACCCGGTGCTCGGCGCGGCGATGGCCGCAGGCCAGGTGCGCGGCTTCCAGGGCGCCGGCGACGAGTCCGCTCCCGCCGTGACGACCGGTGCGCGCGACCGCATCCTGGCCGGCCCGAAGCACTTCGCCGGCTACGGCGGCGCCGTCGGCGGTCGCGACTACGACGAGGTCGACCTCTCCGACCAGGACTTCTGGAACACCTACGTCCAGCCGTTTCGCGGCGCGATCCAGGCCGGCGCGACGAACATCATGTCGGCATACATGGACCTCAACGGCGTGCCCGCGACCGGCAACCGCTGGCTGCTCACCGACGTCCTCCGCGACGAGCTCGGCTTCGACGGGTTCGTCGTGAGCGACGCCAACTCGGCCAAAGACCTCGCGACGCACCACTACGCCGACGGCGCCCCCGACGCGGCCGCCCGGGCGATCGAGGCCGGCCTCGACATGGAGATGGCGATCAGCGAGCCGTCGTTCGCGACCCTCGGCGACGCCGTCCGGTCGGGCCGTATCCCGGAGGCGCGCATCGACGAGAGCGTCCGCCGCATCCTGCGCCTGAAGGAAGAGCTGGGGCTGCTCGACGACCCGTTCGTCGACGAGCAGCGGGCTGCCGAGGTGCTCTCGGATCCTGCGCACCGCACCGAGTCGCGCGAGGTCGCCGAGCGCACGGCCGTGCTGCTGAAGAACGACGGCGGCCTGCTGCCGCTCGACCCGGCCGCGACCCCGAAGATCGCCGTGATCGGCCCGTTGGCGTCGTCTCGCCGTGACGTGATCGGCCCGTGGGTGTTCGACTTCGACCTCGACGAGACGGTGAGCGTGCTCGAGGGCATCGAGGCGTTCGTGCAGCGGGCAGGCGACCAGGGCGCAGGAGCCGCTGAAATCTCGTTCGCCCGAGGCTGCGCCGAGCCCAAACGCCTCTTCCCCTCGATGTTCGAGATGTTCGGCGACAACAGCCCGTCGGCGCCCGAAGGATTCGACGCTGCCGCCGCCCTCGACGAGGCCGTGGCGCTCGCCACGGCGTCGGACGTCGCGATCGTCGTCGTCGGCGAGCAGCAGGACATGATCGGCGAGAACGCTTCTCGCTCGTCGCTCGAGCTGCCGGGCGAGCAGCAGGCCATGCTCGAGGCCGTCGCCGCCACGGGCACGCCGGTGGTGGTCGTCGTGATGAACGGCCGCCCGCTCGACCTGCGTTGGGCGGCGTCGAACGTGCCCGCGATCCTCGACGTGTGGTACCCCGGCACGAAGGGCGGCGAGGCGGTCGCGAACCTGCTCTTCGGCGCGGCGACCCCGGCGGGCAAGCTGCCGTTCAGCTGGCCTCGCACGGTCGGCCAGATCCCGATGACGTACTCGCGCACCCGCTCGCACGACCCCGAGAAGCAGGGGCGCCGCTACTGGGACGACGAGAGCACCCCGCTCTTCCCGTTCGGCCACGGCCTCTCGTACACGTCGTTCTCGTACAGCGCGGCGTCGGTGTCGGCCGACTCGATCGACCTCGACGGCACCGTGACCGTGTCGGTCGAGGTGACCAACACCGGTCGGGTCGCAGGAGCCGAGGTGGCCCAGATGTACCTGCACCAGCGCTCCGGCACCTCGTCGCGCCCCCTGCGCCTCCTCAAGGGCTTCCGTCGAATCGAGCTCGCCCCGGGCGAGACCGCTTCCGTGCAGTTCGAGGTCGGCCCGGCCGAGCGGCGCTACTGGAGCGCGGCGACGCGCGACTGGGTGCTCGACGCCACAACTTTCGACGTGTGGGTCGGCGGCTCGTCCGACGCCTCTCAGCACGCGGAGTTCCGCGTCACGGAGTAGTCAGCCGCCGTGCTCGGTGGGCTCCAGCGGCACGGCGACGAGCGTGAAGCTCACCGGCACGGCGTCGGCCGGGCGGGTGTCGTGGTGGCCGATCGGGCGGCGTTCGGCGAGCGGCGCGACCACGGCGCGCCACGCGGCCAGCGCCTCGGCCAGCTCGTCGGGCGTGAGGTAGAGAAGGCTCTCGGAGACGCCGCCGGGAAGGGCCTGTCTGGGCTCCTGCGCCCGTCGCTCCTGCCAGGCCGCGAGGTCGGCGGCCGCCTGCTCGACGGCGTGGCGCTCGAGGTAGTCGGCCGGGGCGCGTGAGTCGGGGTCGCTCGAGTCGACGGAGAACGAGGTCGTCGCGACGCGCCAGGGTCGCGCGCG is from Frondihabitans australicus and encodes:
- a CDS encoding D-arabinono-1,4-lactone oxidase, which codes for MQGDGAGSTWSGTYTYTARDVVRPTAPEQVAEIVAGARHVRALGTRHSFNDVADGPGTLLDLGALPADLVVDAAEGTATLGAGTRYGVVAPDLDAAGFAFTNMGSLPHISIAGATATGTHGSGTRNRSLSAEVRALEIVDAAGGTRILRRGDPGWGGAGLHLGLLGVVTRVTLDVVPAFRMRQDAYGPLPWSALLEDVSGVFGAGYSVSGFTNWDGRVRELLVKSVVGAGSESLPVPDDLAGAPRLPGAPGDAHHTARDGSAGPWWDRLPHFPIGSVPSVGSEVQSEHFVPLARAVEALDAVAALAVRIQPLLHVTELRTLAGDDLWLSPTQGQDVLCIAFTWKRMPDEVMALLPAIEEALLPFGGRPHWGKLSSLDAATIDALYPRLADFRALVRRSDPDRKFASRLGSRLLAL
- a CDS encoding glycoside hydrolase family 3 N-terminal domain-containing protein; this translates as MQSRADADPGAPMKYESTPSPRVEKLLEAMSIDEKVGQLTQFFFFDLPDDAPAIDLPGESGDGAAMTAGVEQALDHGTVGSLLFVTDPAATNRLQRRALEGNRHGIPLIFGFDVIHGLRTIFPVPIALAASWDPALAERAQTVAAREARAVGIHWAFAPMVDIARDARWGRMIEGAGEDPVLGAAMAAGQVRGFQGAGDESAPAVTTGARDRILAGPKHFAGYGGAVGGRDYDEVDLSDQDFWNTYVQPFRGAIQAGATNIMSAYMDLNGVPATGNRWLLTDVLRDELGFDGFVVSDANSAKDLATHHYADGAPDAAARAIEAGLDMEMAISEPSFATLGDAVRSGRIPEARIDESVRRILRLKEELGLLDDPFVDEQRAAEVLSDPAHRTESREVAERTAVLLKNDGGLLPLDPAATPKIAVIGPLASSRRDVIGPWVFDFDLDETVSVLEGIEAFVQRAGDQGAGAAEISFARGCAEPKRLFPSMFEMFGDNSPSAPEGFDAAAALDEAVALATASDVAIVVVGEQQDMIGENASRSSLELPGEQQAMLEAVAATGTPVVVVVMNGRPLDLRWAASNVPAILDVWYPGTKGGEAVANLLFGAATPAGKLPFSWPRTVGQIPMTYSRTRSHDPEKQGRRYWDDESTPLFPFGHGLSYTSFSYSAASVSADSIDLDGTVTVSVEVTNTGRVAGAEVAQMYLHQRSGTSSRPLRLLKGFRRIELAPGETASVQFEVGPAERRYWSAATRDWVLDATTFDVWVGGSSDASQHAEFRVTE
- a CDS encoding helix-turn-helix domain-containing protein, whose protein sequence is MATPARVGTRTVDDPLALRALAHPLRRSLYSLVAREGTLTSAEAAKSLDISHALASHHLRQLAKYGFVEPAEATDARARPWRVATTSFSVDSSDPDSRAPADYLERHAVEQAAADLAAWQERRAQEPRQALPGGVSESLLYLTPDELAEALAAWRAVVAPLAERRPIGHHDTRPADAVPVSFTLVAVPLEPTEHGG